In Bartonella bovis 91-4, the following proteins share a genomic window:
- a CDS encoding RNA pyrophosphohydrolase has product MDTIVDFKALPYRKGVGMLVFNREGKVWIGRRLMTFAYTNADISKLWQLPQGGIDEGENPLDAARRELYEETGIRSIKLIKEAKDWFYYDFPQELVGHVLNSKYRGQIQKWFAFQFMGEPSEITINPPPDGNKAEFNQWKWVNFEALPSLVISFKKHVYTQVVNEFRNSFRYL; this is encoded by the coding sequence ATGGATACAATTGTTGATTTCAAAGCTCTTCCTTATCGGAAAGGCGTTGGAATGCTTGTATTTAACCGTGAAGGTAAGGTTTGGATTGGGCGCCGTTTAATGACGTTTGCTTATACAAATGCTGATATATCTAAACTTTGGCAGTTACCTCAAGGGGGGATTGATGAGGGTGAAAATCCACTAGATGCGGCACGACGTGAGTTATATGAAGAAACAGGTATCCGGTCGATAAAGTTAATTAAAGAAGCAAAAGATTGGTTCTATTATGATTTTCCACAAGAACTTGTTGGGCACGTGTTGAATAGTAAATATCGTGGGCAAATACAAAAATGGTTTGCTTTTCAGTTCATGGGAGAGCCTTCTGAAATCACAATTAATCCCCCACCTGATGGTAATAAAGCAGAGTTTAACCAATGGAAATGGGTTAATTTCGAAGCACTTCCATCACTTGTTATTTCTTTTAAGAAACATGTCTATACACAAGTTGTTAATGAGTTTCGAAATAGTTTTAGATATTTATAA
- a CDS encoding invasion associated locus B family protein, with translation MKKLLNFFVISALLSISPVAFAQNSKPIAKPSVATLPNGASSLTETYDLWSVNCGIQEGKKVCFMLRQEVNDQNRVVVAMNVVLDADDVVSGSLTVPFGILVSKPIRLHVDDSKTVIETSVRTCVPAGCVVPIIFDKNFVAALRTGKQLKLSMTVAAPGEPPLNELFVQLNGFGDALNRLMALQK, from the coding sequence ATGAAAAAATTACTAAATTTCTTTGTAATTTCTGCGTTATTAAGTATTTCTCCTGTAGCGTTTGCCCAGAATTCAAAGCCAATTGCAAAGCCTTCTGTAGCTACGTTGCCAAATGGTGCTTCTTCGTTGACAGAGACGTATGATTTGTGGAGCGTTAACTGTGGTATACAGGAGGGGAAGAAAGTTTGTTTCATGCTCCGTCAGGAAGTTAATGACCAGAATCGTGTTGTAGTGGCTATGAATGTTGTGCTCGATGCTGATGATGTTGTATCTGGAAGTTTGACGGTTCCTTTTGGTATTTTAGTTTCTAAGCCGATCCGTTTACATGTAGATGATTCAAAAACTGTTATTGAAACCAGTGTTCGCACTTGTGTACCAGCAGGTTGCGTTGTTCCAATAATTTTTGATAAAAATTTTGTAGCAGCTTTACGCACTGGGAAGCAGCTGAAATTATCTATGACAGTTGCTGCTCCAGGTGAACCACCTCTGAATGAATTATTCGTTCAACTGAATGGTTTTGGTGATGCACTTAATCGTTTAATGGCTTTGCAAAAATAA
- a CDS encoding YggT family protein has translation MIYALLQVIDLILSIYVAILIANVIFSWLCAFNIINMRNPFVTMIGNFLYCATEPILSRIRYFLPNLGAIDISPIIVFLIIYFIRIFMWRAYVGLFL, from the coding sequence ATGATCTATGCATTGCTTCAAGTGATTGATCTTATTTTAAGTATTTATGTTGCTATTTTGATAGCCAATGTTATTTTTTCTTGGCTTTGTGCATTTAATATCATAAATATGCGCAATCCCTTTGTTACAATGATAGGGAATTTTCTTTATTGTGCTACAGAGCCGATTTTAAGTCGTATCCGGTATTTTTTGCCAAATCTTGGAGCAATTGATATTTCACCTATTATAGTTTTTCTGATTATTTATTTTATTCGTATTTTTATGTGGCGAGCTTATGTAGGTTTATTCTTATAA
- a CDS encoding DUF167 domain-containing protein, which yields MLYRIDASGLILFVRLIPRASVDSIVGVESWDGETQHLVIRLRTVPENGKANKALIKFLARQWKIPSSYISLKSGTTSRYKQLRFSGYIEELEQKLQFMSNIHLRKYE from the coding sequence ATGCTGTATCGTATTGATGCCAGTGGCTTAATTTTATTCGTTCGTTTGATCCCTAGAGCTTCAGTAGATAGCATAGTAGGGGTTGAGAGTTGGGATGGTGAAACACAGCATTTAGTTATACGTCTTCGTACTGTTCCTGAAAATGGCAAGGCAAACAAGGCATTGATTAAATTTTTAGCAAGGCAGTGGAAAATACCATCTTCTTATATTTCTCTTAAGAGTGGTACAACATCACGTTATAAACAGCTTCGTTTTTCAGGATATATAGAAGAACTTGAACAAAAACTGCAATTTATGAGCAATATACATTTAAGGAAATATGAATGA
- the ppa gene encoding inorganic diphosphatase, with protein sequence MNIKEIPIGNNPPEDINVIIEVSVGSQPIKYEMDKKSGLLFVDRFLYTPMVYPGNYGFVPHTLSEDGDPIDVLICNTRPLMPGCVINVCPIGALIMEDDGGKDEKIIAVPTPKLTQRYVNVHNYTDLPTITLKQIEHFFQHYKDLEPEKWVKIEGWRDKNFARELIKEAIANATKE encoded by the coding sequence ATGAATATTAAAGAGATACCTATTGGCAATAATCCACCAGAAGATATTAATGTTATCATCGAAGTGTCTGTTGGTAGCCAACCAATAAAATATGAGATGGATAAAAAATCTGGATTATTATTTGTTGATCGCTTCCTCTATACACCTATGGTCTATCCCGGCAATTACGGCTTTGTTCCACATACACTTTCAGAAGATGGTGATCCAATTGACGTTCTTATTTGTAATACTCGTCCACTCATGCCTGGTTGTGTTATCAATGTCTGCCCAATCGGGGCTTTAATTATGGAAGATGATGGTGGTAAAGATGAAAAAATTATTGCTGTCCCTACCCCAAAATTAACGCAGCGATATGTTAATGTTCATAATTATACAGATCTTCCTACAATCACATTAAAGCAGATTGAACATTTTTTTCAGCATTATAAAGATCTTGAGCCTGAAAAATGGGTTAAAATTGAAGGTTGGCGTGACAAAAACTTCGCACGTGAATTGATTAAGGAAGCTATCGCAAACGCAACAAAGGAATAG
- the typA gene encoding translational GTPase TypA produces MQLRNIAIIAHVDHGKTTLVDELLKQSGNFRDNQRTSERMMDSNDIEKERGITILAKATSVVWKDTRINIVDTPGHADFGGEVERILNMVDGAILLVDAAEGPMPQTKFVVGKALKVGLRPIVVINKIDRSDARADEVINEVFDLFVALNATDEQLDFPILYGSGRDGWMAETSEGPKDQGLSSLFDLVIRHVPAPTVAEGPFRMIGTILEADPFLGRIITGRIYSGSIKPNQSVKVLGQNGKLLETGRISKILAFRGLERQPIEESIAGDIVAIAGLQKGTVADTFCDPAINEPLTAQPIDPPTVTMSFLVNDSPLAGTEGDKVTSRVIRDRLLKEAEGNVALKIEESTDKDSFYVSGRGELQLAVLIENMRREGFELSVSRPRVVMQKDENGITLEPIEEVVIDVDEEYSGTVVQKMSERKGDMIELRPSGGNRVRLVFHAPTRGLIGYQSELLTDTRGTAIMNRLFHSYEPYKGDIGGRTNGVMISNDNGEAVAYALFNLEDRGPMVIDSGAKVYQGMIIGIHSRDNDLEVNVLKGKKLTNMRASGKDEAIKLTPPIKMTLERALSWIQDDELVEVTPKNIRLRKLYLDPNERKRFEKTRSLIST; encoded by the coding sequence ATGCAATTGCGTAATATTGCCATCATTGCTCATGTCGACCACGGTAAAACAACACTTGTGGACGAGCTTCTCAAACAATCAGGAAATTTCCGCGATAATCAGCGCACTAGTGAGCGTATGATGGATTCAAATGATATTGAAAAAGAACGTGGTATTACAATACTAGCAAAAGCGACATCAGTTGTTTGGAAAGATACTCGAATTAATATTGTTGATACCCCTGGTCATGCTGACTTTGGTGGAGAAGTTGAACGTATTCTCAATATGGTAGATGGAGCAATTTTACTTGTTGATGCAGCTGAAGGTCCTATGCCGCAAACTAAATTTGTTGTTGGAAAAGCATTAAAAGTAGGATTACGTCCCATTGTTGTTATCAATAAAATTGATCGATCCGATGCACGCGCTGATGAAGTTATTAATGAAGTTTTCGACCTTTTTGTCGCTCTTAATGCAACTGATGAACAGCTTGATTTTCCTATTCTTTATGGATCAGGTCGTGATGGATGGATGGCTGAAACTTCCGAGGGACCAAAAGATCAAGGATTGAGTTCCTTATTTGATCTTGTGATCCGCCATGTGCCTGCACCTACTGTAGCGGAAGGACCTTTTCGTATGATTGGCACTATTCTTGAAGCAGATCCGTTTTTAGGCCGAATTATCACAGGTCGAATCTACTCAGGTTCTATTAAACCCAATCAAAGCGTTAAAGTTCTTGGACAAAATGGAAAGCTTTTAGAAACTGGGCGTATTTCAAAAATTTTGGCATTTCGTGGGTTAGAACGGCAACCGATTGAAGAAAGCATTGCCGGTGATATTGTAGCAATTGCTGGTCTACAAAAAGGTACTGTTGCTGATACTTTCTGTGACCCTGCCATCAATGAACCACTTACAGCCCAACCCATTGATCCCCCCACTGTGACTATGAGTTTTCTGGTAAATGATAGCCCACTTGCTGGGACTGAAGGAGATAAAGTGACAAGTCGCGTTATCCGTGATCGTTTGCTAAAAGAAGCGGAAGGTAATGTAGCCCTTAAAATTGAAGAATCAACCGATAAAGATTCTTTCTATGTTTCAGGACGAGGGGAACTACAACTTGCAGTTCTCATCGAAAACATGCGTAGAGAAGGCTTCGAACTTAGTGTTTCGCGCCCACGTGTGGTTATGCAGAAGGATGAAAATGGAATAACTCTTGAACCAATCGAAGAAGTTGTGATCGATGTTGATGAAGAATATTCCGGAACTGTTGTTCAAAAAATGTCAGAGCGCAAAGGAGATATGATTGAATTACGTCCATCTGGTGGTAATCGTGTACGTCTTGTCTTTCACGCACCAACTCGTGGACTTATTGGTTACCAATCAGAACTTTTAACCGATACGCGTGGTACAGCAATTATGAATCGCCTCTTCCATTCTTACGAACCTTATAAAGGAGATATCGGTGGCCGTACTAATGGCGTGATGATTTCAAATGATAATGGTGAAGCCGTTGCTTATGCTCTTTTCAACCTCGAAGATCGAGGACCTATGGTGATCGATTCTGGTGCTAAAGTCTATCAAGGCATGATTATTGGCATTCATTCACGCGATAACGACTTAGAAGTAAATGTTTTAAAAGGAAAAAAGCTAACCAATATGCGCGCTTCTGGTAAAGACGAAGCTATAAAATTAACACCTCCGATTAAAATGACATTAGAACGTGCATTATCATGGATACAAGACGATGAACTTGTGGAAGTAACCCCTAAAAATATTCGTCTACGTAAACTCTATTTAGACCCTAATGAACGCAAACGCTTTGAAAAAACACGTTCACTAATTTCAACCTGA